The Nitrosomonas cryotolerans ATCC 49181 genome includes a window with the following:
- the nrdR gene encoding transcriptional regulator NrdR, which translates to MKCPFCNADDTGVVDSRVSEDGDRIRRRRRCLTCDKRFTTYETVELRLPQVVKHDGNRAEFDRDKLLTGFMRALHKRPVPTDYVDAAIDRIVQKLLSMGEREVSSRSIGESVMEELYKLDKVAYIRFASVYKSFQDVDDFRDAIKEVQKPKSKDR; encoded by the coding sequence ATGAAATGTCCTTTTTGCAATGCAGATGATACCGGTGTAGTCGATTCCCGTGTTAGTGAAGACGGCGACAGAATACGTCGCCGTCGAAGGTGTTTAACGTGTGACAAGCGTTTTACTACTTATGAAACAGTTGAGTTACGCTTGCCTCAGGTGGTGAAACATGATGGGAATCGTGCTGAATTTGATCGTGATAAATTACTGACAGGTTTTATGCGCGCGTTACATAAACGCCCGGTTCCTACTGATTATGTAGATGCGGCAATAGACCGTATTGTACAGAAATTGCTCAGTATGGGAGAGCGTGAGGTATCTTCGCGTAGTATTGGCGAAAGCGTGATGGAAGAACTCTATAAACTGGATAAAGTGGCTTATATTCGTTTTGCTTCGGTTTATAAGAGCTTTCAGGATGTCGATGACTTTCGTGATGCGATTAAAGAAGTTCAGAAACCAAAATCAAAAGATAGATGA
- the ribD gene encoding bifunctional diaminohydroxyphosphoribosylaminopyrimidine deaminase/5-amino-6-(5-phosphoribosylamino)uracil reductase RibD, with protein MFSSIDYIHMSHALRLAEQGLYSASPNPRVGCIIAYQDQVVGSGWHERAGLNHAEINALDMAGAAARGATVYLTLEPCSHYGRTPPCTHALIQAGVAKIIIAMEDPNPLVSGTGFALLKQAGIEVQVGLLEKEAYALNIGFITRMTDRKPWVRLKIAASLDGKTALNNGMSQWITGQAAREDGHRWRARSCAVMTGIGTLQADDPALTVRHIETVRQPKKVVVDSHLSLSLDANVLRGAETFIFTASNNREKIAALRDLGAQVVVLPDTIGQVDLVAMMRVLADSGMNELLVEAGCQLNGSLIKARLVDELVIFLAPHLLGDQARGMINLPELINLEQKHMLEIQDLRMLGKDIRIISRFS; from the coding sequence ATGTTTTCTTCTATTGATTACATCCACATGTCGCATGCTTTACGACTTGCTGAGCAAGGTTTGTATAGTGCGAGTCCTAATCCCCGCGTAGGTTGTATCATTGCATATCAGGATCAGGTTGTTGGTAGCGGTTGGCATGAGCGTGCCGGACTAAACCATGCAGAAATCAACGCGCTCGATATGGCTGGTGCAGCAGCGAGGGGCGCAACGGTTTATCTCACACTAGAGCCTTGTAGTCATTATGGACGTACTCCGCCTTGTACGCATGCCTTGATCCAGGCAGGCGTTGCTAAAATTATCATTGCGATGGAAGATCCAAATCCACTGGTATCTGGAACGGGATTTGCGTTATTAAAACAAGCAGGAATTGAGGTGCAGGTTGGCTTGCTGGAAAAAGAAGCATATGCGCTGAATATTGGTTTTATCACTCGCATGACAGATCGAAAGCCATGGGTTAGATTAAAGATTGCAGCCAGCCTGGATGGCAAAACCGCATTGAATAATGGGATGAGCCAATGGATAACCGGGCAGGCAGCACGGGAGGATGGGCATCGGTGGCGTGCTCGTTCTTGCGCTGTGATGACCGGTATCGGAACATTACAGGCGGATGACCCCGCGCTGACGGTGCGGCATATAGAGACAGTCAGGCAGCCGAAGAAGGTAGTGGTTGATAGTCACTTGAGCTTATCGTTAGACGCTAATGTGTTGCGTGGCGCGGAGACTTTTATTTTTACAGCATCAAATAATCGGGAGAAAATCGCCGCGCTGCGTGATCTGGGCGCGCAGGTGGTGGTATTACCAGATACGATTGGCCAGGTTGATCTTGTTGCTATGATGCGTGTTTTAGCGGATTCCGGCATGAATGAATTATTGGTTGAGGCGGGTTGCCAGCTGAATGGTTCATTGATTAAAGCAAGACTGGTTGATGAGCTGGTTATTTTTCTTGCACCTCATTTACTCGGTGATCAAGCGCGGGGGATGATCAATCTACCCGAATTAATCAATCTCGAGCAGAAGCATATGCTCGAGATTCAGGATTTACGCATGCTAGGGAAAGATATACGAATTATCAGCCGGTTTTCGTAG
- a CDS encoding response regulator transcription factor, translated as MTVSLPVESHEQPSLLIVDDDTVFCDVLAKAMTKRGFNVHCIHTIEEALEYAESSTPEYAVIDLKLSNESGLVLVEKLNLLDPGTRIVMLTGYASIATAVEAIKLGATHYLAKPVDADDIMAAFERTTGDTDTPINAHPLSVGRLEWEYIHRILNENDNNISVTARILNMHRRTLQRKLSKKPHRE; from the coding sequence ATGACAGTATCATTACCCGTAGAAAGCCATGAACAACCAAGCCTGCTCATTGTCGATGACGATACTGTTTTCTGTGATGTGCTTGCAAAAGCCATGACAAAACGAGGGTTCAATGTACATTGTATACATACCATTGAGGAGGCACTGGAATACGCCGAATCTTCCACGCCGGAATACGCCGTCATTGATCTTAAATTATCCAACGAGTCTGGATTGGTCCTGGTCGAGAAACTAAACCTGCTAGATCCAGGCACCCGTATTGTTATGTTGACCGGTTACGCCAGCATTGCAACTGCCGTTGAAGCAATCAAACTCGGAGCAACCCATTATCTTGCAAAACCGGTCGATGCTGATGACATTATGGCCGCATTTGAGCGAACGACCGGCGATACCGATACACCCATTAATGCGCATCCCTTATCAGTAGGCCGACTCGAATGGGAGTATATCCACCGTATTTTAAATGAGAACGATAATAATATTTCGGTAACCGCAAGAATACTGAACATGCACCGTCGCACATTACAACGCAAACTTTCCAAGAAACCTCACAGGGAATAA
- a CDS encoding ATP-binding protein produces the protein MFSDLNQFPLSKNLQRLFLLRNIAIISQCAVIAMAYWIIEIVLPWTEMIIVVAVLATLNLFTRLRLSHNWPVSHIEFFAQLLVDVLALSALLYFSGGSTNPFISLYLLPLTITAATLPWRYTWVMATITISCYSLLLFNYMPLPHDHSSDHSKHMTEFNLHVIGMWLAFMLSTVIIAGFVVKMSISIRDRDRDLAKVREQALRNEQIIALGTLAAGAAHELGTPLSTMAVVTGELQHEYLLDSEFQNNIRILRDQIRHCKQTLTQLLADAGQTRAEEGSGQSVDHFLSQILDKWKLIQPSVKFTYHSDGIQPTPKIMNNHLLSQSILNLLNNAADASSKCVDIKSNWDHQTLHLEIIDDGEGLSVEAKQHAGEAFFTSKAPGQGFGIGLFLANANIERFGGSVHLFDHENGGACIQVTLPLIGQPA, from the coding sequence ATGTTTAGCGATCTCAATCAATTCCCCCTGAGTAAAAATTTGCAGCGCTTATTTTTACTGAGAAATATTGCAATCATCTCTCAATGCGCTGTAATTGCTATGGCATATTGGATCATTGAAATCGTACTACCTTGGACAGAAATGATTATCGTGGTGGCCGTGCTCGCAACGCTGAATCTATTCACAAGGCTACGCTTAAGTCATAATTGGCCGGTATCTCATATTGAGTTCTTTGCGCAATTGCTAGTCGATGTGCTTGCACTCAGTGCATTATTGTATTTCAGCGGCGGCTCAACCAATCCATTTATCTCACTCTATCTGTTACCTCTGACAATCACTGCCGCCACCCTTCCATGGCGCTATACCTGGGTAATGGCAACCATCACTATTAGCTGCTATTCACTCTTACTATTTAATTATATGCCATTACCGCATGATCACAGCAGTGACCATAGCAAACACATGACAGAATTTAACCTCCATGTAATTGGAATGTGGCTGGCTTTTATGCTCAGTACCGTAATCATTGCCGGATTTGTTGTCAAGATGAGTATTTCTATACGCGATCGGGATAGAGATCTGGCAAAAGTACGAGAACAAGCATTACGTAACGAGCAAATTATTGCATTGGGCACCTTAGCTGCAGGCGCTGCACATGAGCTGGGAACACCGCTTTCGACCATGGCGGTTGTAACCGGCGAACTACAACATGAATACCTGCTAGATAGCGAATTTCAAAACAATATTCGCATCCTGCGAGATCAAATCAGGCACTGCAAGCAAACATTAACGCAACTATTAGCCGATGCAGGACAAACAAGAGCGGAAGAAGGCAGCGGACAATCAGTTGACCATTTTCTATCCCAGATATTGGATAAATGGAAATTAATACAACCCTCAGTCAAATTTACCTATCATTCTGATGGGATACAACCCACACCAAAAATCATGAATAACCATTTACTCAGCCAGTCTATTTTAAATTTATTAAATAATGCGGCCGATGCATCATCAAAATGTGTCGATATCAAAAGTAATTGGGATCATCAAACACTCCATCTGGAAATCATTGATGACGGAGAAGGCTTATCTGTTGAAGCCAAGCAACACGCAGGTGAAGCCTTTTTTACCAGTAAGGCGCCAGGACAAGGTTTTGGAATCGGCTTATTCCTAGCCAATGCAAACATAGAACGTTTTGGCGGTAGCGTCCACTTATTCGACCATGAAAATGGAGGCGCTTGTATACAAGTCACTTTACCGCTCATAGGACAACCTGCATGA
- a CDS encoding RNA-guided endonuclease InsQ/TnpB family protein, with amino-acid sequence MKQIIRKAFKSRLNPNSDQVQKMVEFAGANRFVWNKALAMNLFRLEQKQPLLWYNELSFWLKLWKSSEDYGFLKTVHSQPLQQALKNLEKAFKDGFDKKQPLKRIPKFKKKGLSDSFRYPQGFKLEQESSKVFLPKIGWVKYRNSRQVIGDVKNMTISRKGGYWYVSIQTEYETELKRHSSTSMIGVDMGVTRFATLSDGSYVEPLNSFRKLSKKLAFEQRELSKKVRFSANWKKQKQIITRLHERIANARLDFLHKTSTEISKNHAMVVVENLKIGNMSKSAKGSVEKHGKNVKAKSGLNKSILDQGWGMFVSFLEYKQACSGGDVLKVNPQYTSQTCPGCQHVSRDNRKSQSAFECTECGFKANADLVGALNVLERGHRLLACGVETLVSSKKQEPVGSSNTNLLLTA; translated from the coding sequence ATGAAGCAGATTATACGCAAAGCCTTTAAATCTCGACTCAATCCAAATTCTGACCAAGTACAGAAGATGGTTGAGTTTGCGGGTGCTAATCGGTTTGTTTGGAATAAAGCCTTAGCAATGAATCTGTTCAGATTAGAGCAGAAACAGCCATTGCTTTGGTACAACGAGTTGTCATTTTGGCTAAAGCTATGGAAATCCTCAGAAGATTATGGATTTCTAAAAACCGTTCATTCTCAACCGTTGCAACAAGCCTTAAAAAACTTAGAAAAAGCGTTCAAAGACGGTTTTGATAAAAAACAGCCTTTAAAACGGATTCCAAAATTCAAGAAAAAAGGTTTGAGTGACAGCTTTCGTTATCCACAAGGATTTAAGCTGGAGCAAGAGTCTAGCAAAGTGTTCTTGCCTAAAATCGGTTGGGTGAAATATCGTAATTCACGCCAAGTCATTGGTGACGTTAAAAATATGACGATTTCCCGTAAAGGCGGTTATTGGTACGTGTCGATTCAGACTGAGTACGAGACCGAGCTAAAGCGTCATAGCTCAACCAGTATGATTGGTGTTGATATGGGCGTTACCCGCTTTGCAACCTTGTCAGACGGCTCATACGTAGAACCTTTAAACAGTTTCAGAAAGTTATCAAAGAAACTGGCTTTTGAACAGCGTGAGCTGTCTAAAAAAGTCCGTTTCTCTGCTAACTGGAAAAAGCAGAAACAAATCATTACTCGACTGCATGAGCGTATTGCCAATGCTCGTTTAGACTTCTTACACAAAACCTCAACCGAAATCAGCAAAAATCACGCAATGGTCGTAGTTGAGAATTTAAAGATAGGAAACATGTCTAAGAGTGCCAAGGGCAGTGTTGAAAAGCATGGTAAAAACGTCAAAGCGAAATCGGGTCTAAACAAATCCATTCTTGACCAAGGATGGGGAATGTTCGTTTCGTTCTTGGAGTATAAACAGGCTTGTTCAGGCGGGGATGTATTGAAGGTAAACCCTCAATACACCTCTCAAACCTGCCCTGGATGTCAACATGTTAGTCGTGACAATCGCAAAAGCCAAAGTGCTTTTGAATGTACAGAATGTGGATTTAAAGCCAATGCCGACTTGGTAGGTGCCTTGAATGTACTTGAGCGAGGACATCGCTTGTTAGCCTGTGGAGTTGAAACGTTAGTTTCGTCTAAGAAGCAGGAACCAGTAGGCAGTAGCAATACAAACCTACTCTTAACGGCTTAA
- a CDS encoding 3-deoxy-7-phosphoheptulonate synthase produces MILVLIPDTRPDSPEYKQLLAHLANLPGITTRVHIEVGAEQSLTEVYLIGNTKALSIEDIRSLPCVDRVVRISEEYRVLGRHRNDDRPTHFDYNGVRFGQDTLNVFAGLCAVDTIEHVEMMMKALRDQGQVCARMGAYKPRTSPYAFQGHGKNCLPYVFELAGKYDLKVIAMEITHESHLEEISKALYQTGNPTGVMLQIGTRNTQNFELLKIVGRQQNYPVLIKRGFGITLDESLNAAEYLASEGNRKVIFGLRGMKTNMADPHRNFVDFAHVPVVKRLTRMPVCIDPSHSVGARTHSPDGILDIMHVTAQGVIAGANMILVDFHPVPNKALVDGPQALLIRELPQFLEDIRIAREAYNQRVALAARYQKKENDDLE; encoded by the coding sequence ATGATTCTTGTCCTTATTCCAGATACTCGGCCTGATAGTCCGGAGTATAAACAATTATTGGCACATCTCGCCAATCTGCCGGGTATTACGACACGCGTGCATATTGAGGTGGGCGCGGAACAATCGCTGACAGAAGTTTATCTGATTGGCAATACGAAAGCGTTATCTATTGAAGATATCCGGAGTCTTCCATGTGTTGACCGAGTGGTACGGATTTCTGAAGAATATCGTGTGCTGGGGCGGCACAGGAACGATGATCGTCCGACGCATTTTGATTATAACGGCGTTCGTTTTGGTCAAGACACACTCAATGTATTTGCCGGATTATGTGCAGTCGATACCATAGAGCATGTCGAGATGATGATGAAAGCATTACGCGACCAAGGCCAGGTTTGTGCGCGTATGGGGGCTTATAAACCGCGCACCAGTCCTTATGCATTTCAGGGGCATGGAAAAAACTGTCTTCCTTATGTATTTGAGTTAGCAGGAAAATATGATTTAAAAGTCATTGCGATGGAGATTACGCATGAATCTCATTTGGAAGAAATTAGTAAAGCACTTTATCAAACAGGTAATCCAACGGGCGTGATGCTGCAGATTGGGACGCGTAATACGCAGAATTTTGAGTTGTTGAAAATTGTTGGGCGTCAGCAGAATTATCCGGTACTCATCAAACGGGGCTTTGGCATCACTCTGGATGAATCACTGAATGCGGCTGAATATCTGGCTTCCGAAGGGAATCGGAAGGTCATATTTGGTCTGCGTGGAATGAAGACGAATATGGCTGACCCACATCGTAATTTCGTAGATTTTGCGCATGTGCCAGTTGTCAAACGTCTGACACGGATGCCGGTATGCATTGATCCGTCACATTCTGTTGGTGCGCGGACTCATTCACCCGATGGCATATTGGACATCATGCATGTGACGGCTCAAGGCGTGATTGCCGGTGCCAATATGATACTGGTGGATTTTCATCCCGTACCCAATAAGGCGCTGGTAGACGGTCCGCAGGCATTATTAATTCGAGAATTGCCCCAATTTCTGGAAGATATCCGCATTGCGCGCGAAGCTTATAACCAACGGGTTGCGTTGGCTGCACGCTATCAGAAAAAAGAGAATGATGACCTGGAGTAA
- the ispH gene encoding 4-hydroxy-3-methylbut-2-enyl diphosphate reductase, with product MIKVLLANPRGFCAGVDRAIEIVERALATHGAPIYVRHEVVHNRFVVENLEKKGAVFVENLDEVPQDSILIFSAHGVSHAVRQEAASRKLKVFDATCPLVTKVHVEVAKMRRDGKEIVMIGHQGHPEVEGTMGQIESKDKGMYLVETERDVDALQVKDAANLTYVTQTTLSVDDATRVIEALKKRFPMITGPKKDDICYATQNRQDAVKKMIGQCDLVIVVGSPNSSNSNRLCEVARNAYVEAYMVDSASQLQEEWFIGKSRVGITAGASAPEILVQQVISRLKEIGTAQTGEEVMISELSGVVESVVFPLPKTT from the coding sequence ATGATTAAAGTATTGCTCGCGAATCCCAGAGGTTTTTGTGCAGGAGTCGATCGTGCAATTGAGATTGTCGAGCGCGCGTTGGCAACGCATGGTGCCCCGATTTATGTACGCCATGAAGTGGTACACAATCGTTTTGTCGTAGAAAATCTGGAAAAAAAAGGTGCCGTGTTTGTCGAGAATCTGGATGAAGTTCCTCAGGACAGTATCCTGATTTTTAGTGCACATGGTGTTTCTCATGCAGTGAGACAAGAGGCTGCATCGCGCAAGTTGAAAGTGTTTGATGCGACCTGTCCGTTGGTGACCAAGGTGCATGTAGAAGTCGCAAAAATGCGCAGGGATGGAAAAGAAATCGTTATGATCGGTCATCAGGGCCATCCAGAAGTTGAAGGGACGATGGGGCAGATTGAGAGCAAGGATAAAGGGATGTATCTGGTGGAAACTGAGCGGGATGTCGATGCGCTGCAAGTAAAGGACGCCGCTAATTTAACTTATGTTACTCAGACCACTTTATCGGTGGATGATGCCACGCGTGTGATAGAAGCATTGAAAAAGCGTTTTCCGATGATTACAGGTCCTAAAAAAGATGATATTTGTTATGCAACACAAAATCGTCAGGATGCGGTTAAGAAGATGATCGGACAATGTGATCTGGTGATTGTAGTGGGCTCTCCTAATAGTTCAAATTCCAATCGCTTATGTGAAGTAGCACGTAACGCTTACGTGGAGGCCTATATGGTCGACAGCGCCTCTCAATTACAAGAAGAATGGTTTATAGGAAAGAGTCGTGTGGGTATTACCGCTGGAGCCTCTGCTCCGGAAATATTAGTGCAGCAAGTGATATCCCGTCTCAAGGAAATAGGAACCGCGCAAACGGGCGAGGAAGTGATGATCAGTGAATTGAGTGGTGTTGTGGAGTCGGTCGTGTTTCCATTACCCAAGACTACTTGA
- the thiO gene encoding glycine oxidase ThiO produces MKQDVIIIGAGIIGLATAERLLTQGATVTILERNEAGQESSWAGGGILSPLCPWHYSDDVTRLTSYSARLFPAWINALQHATNIDAEYEVSGMQVLPPYNSQAAQHWCAAHGMQLHHHAEPGQALFLPDIAQVRSPRLLRALQHRVITLGGRIVEYCTVHNVMVTRRRVNALATSSGRWHADYYIVTAGAWSKEILGAQAFGLDIKPIRGQMLLFKFATPPVRTLLLQQNLYLIPRRDGHVLVGSTLEDVGFNKQTTRIAREDLLKRATILLPLLQDMPIIRHWAGLRPASPHNIPTIGKHPLLNNLYINCGHFRYGVTMAPASAEILLNEMTGTPQPFDTAPYQMGWQTR; encoded by the coding sequence ATGAAACAGGATGTCATTATAATTGGCGCTGGGATCATTGGATTGGCCACAGCAGAACGGCTATTGACACAGGGCGCAACGGTTACGATACTCGAACGTAATGAGGCAGGACAAGAATCATCGTGGGCGGGTGGTGGAATCTTGTCACCCCTTTGTCCATGGCACTATAGCGATGATGTAACCCGCCTCACCAGTTATAGTGCCCGCCTATTCCCGGCATGGATTAACGCGTTGCAGCATGCCACAAATATTGATGCTGAATATGAAGTAAGCGGCATGCAAGTACTGCCGCCCTATAATTCACAGGCTGCACAACACTGGTGTGCGGCACATGGAATGCAGCTGCATCATCACGCAGAACCAGGACAAGCACTATTTTTACCAGATATTGCACAGGTACGCAGCCCGCGTTTACTACGCGCATTACAGCATCGGGTCATTACACTGGGCGGGCGAATCGTTGAATATTGCACAGTCCACAATGTCATGGTTACAAGGAGACGGGTCAACGCCCTGGCAACTTCATCCGGCAGGTGGCATGCGGATTATTATATTGTGACAGCCGGAGCCTGGAGCAAAGAAATTCTGGGAGCACAGGCGTTCGGGCTGGATATCAAACCGATCCGGGGACAGATGCTCCTATTCAAATTTGCTACTCCCCCTGTACGCACCCTGCTATTACAGCAAAATCTATATCTTATTCCGCGTCGCGATGGCCATGTATTAGTGGGCAGCACATTAGAAGATGTCGGCTTTAATAAGCAAACAACCCGCATTGCACGCGAGGATTTATTGAAACGCGCAACCATATTATTACCATTACTGCAGGACATGCCAATAATACGACACTGGGCCGGGCTGCGTCCGGCTTCACCCCATAATATCCCTACCATCGGGAAACACCCGCTACTCAATAATCTCTATATCAACTGCGGGCACTTCCGATATGGCGTCACGATGGCACCCGCGAGCGCAGAAATTCTATTAAATGAAATGACAGGCACACCGCAGCCATTTGATACAGCTCCCTATCAAATGGGATGGCAAACACGTTGA
- a CDS encoding type IV pilin protein: MGKKQSIKQIKQSGFTLIEVMIVVAIIGILTTLAYPSYQQYMIRTHRAAAQTQMMDIANRQQQFLLMNRSYADKATLEASGFSLPADISSKYSYTIVLGGGASPSYTLTFIPSGSQVSDGNLVMTHEGEKTPADKW, encoded by the coding sequence ATGGGAAAGAAACAGAGCATCAAACAGATTAAACAAAGCGGTTTTACATTGATTGAAGTAATGATTGTCGTCGCGATCATCGGAATTCTGACAACACTGGCTTACCCGTCCTATCAGCAATACATGATCAGAACACACCGTGCAGCGGCTCAAACACAAATGATGGATATTGCCAATCGTCAACAGCAGTTTTTATTAATGAATCGAAGTTATGCGGACAAGGCAACGCTGGAAGCCAGTGGGTTTAGTCTGCCAGCGGATATCAGCAGTAAGTATAGTTATACTATTGTGCTTGGCGGTGGTGCTTCTCCTTCCTATACATTGACCTTTATACCGAGTGGTTCACAAGTAAGCGATGGCAATCTGGTCATGACGCATGAGGGAGAAAAAACGCCTGCGGATAAATGGTAA
- the pilV gene encoding type IV pilus modification protein PilV: MNVVFFPPVMHRMRGVSLIEVLVTIVILAIGLLGLAGLQLRLQSSEIEAYQRTHALILLEDMANRIAANRKNAASYVTDLVGTGDSQPDICLGSGQSFDICQWSHALQGAAEQSASSSNVGAMIGARGCIESLGTADQFMITVAWQGLTPIQASTSRCGAGLYNGAAGSSCVNDLCRRTMSTIVRIADLGSL; the protein is encoded by the coding sequence ATGAATGTTGTATTTTTTCCGCCGGTCATGCACCGGATGCGTGGCGTGTCTCTGATCGAAGTTCTGGTAACGATTGTGATTCTGGCTATCGGCCTTTTGGGCCTTGCGGGTTTGCAATTACGTCTGCAATCTTCCGAAATTGAGGCCTATCAGCGGACACACGCGCTGATATTGCTTGAAGATATGGCTAATAGAATAGCCGCTAATCGTAAGAATGCGGCAAGCTATGTCACCGATCTGGTAGGCACAGGCGATAGCCAGCCTGATATCTGCTTGGGAAGCGGCCAAAGTTTTGATATCTGTCAATGGAGTCATGCCCTGCAAGGCGCTGCTGAACAATCAGCATCCTCCAGCAATGTGGGTGCGATGATCGGGGCCCGTGGTTGTATTGAGAGTTTAGGTACTGCTGATCAATTCATGATTACCGTTGCATGGCAAGGATTGACCCCCATTCAAGCCTCTACATCTCGCTGTGGGGCAGGTTTATACAATGGCGCAGCCGGGTCAAGCTGTGTGAATGATCTGTGTCGGCGCACGATGAGTACAATTGTGCGCATTGCAGATCTGGGATCATTATGA
- a CDS encoding PilW family protein, producing MKPGSSILSTIPSGRRPHFQQTGFSLIELMISITLGLLVMTAVLALYLNLSRSNAELAKMNRQIENGRFTIQLLQQELWHAGFWDTYVPPSPALMPPTAIPNPCVGFSSWSAADIANIYAIPVQGYVAGGTLPAACAGIINNLQSDSDVLVIRYAATCVAGTANCENYNAGKLYLQTQSCVNISHANYVASAENVPVLGTPGTGVYRKDCTTPADRRKLITSIFYVRNYSVTAGDDIPTLMRADLDSYGGSVVMQAGQPMIEGIQSLKLEYGRDIDDDGSADSFSDCSACTATDWANIVAVRIYVLARNLEASSGYAENKSYTLGSTILGPFNDGFMRHVYTSYVRLINPSGRKEKP from the coding sequence ATGAAGCCCGGGAGCAGTATCCTGTCGACGATACCATCTGGTCGTCGTCCGCATTTTCAACAGACGGGTTTTTCGCTGATTGAATTAATGATTTCCATTACGCTGGGTTTATTGGTCATGACAGCCGTACTGGCGCTTTATCTGAATTTATCGCGCAGTAATGCGGAATTAGCCAAAATGAACCGGCAAATTGAAAATGGCCGGTTTACCATTCAACTATTACAGCAGGAATTATGGCATGCGGGTTTTTGGGATACTTATGTGCCACCTTCGCCCGCATTAATGCCGCCAACGGCCATACCGAATCCGTGCGTGGGGTTTTCCAGTTGGAGTGCTGCCGATATTGCGAATATCTATGCTATTCCGGTGCAGGGCTATGTGGCGGGGGGCACGTTGCCGGCGGCGTGTGCCGGTATTATCAACAACCTGCAATCCGATTCAGATGTACTGGTCATCCGATATGCGGCAACTTGCGTAGCGGGTACCGCCAACTGCGAAAACTACAATGCCGGTAAGCTTTATTTACAAACACAATCTTGTGTCAATATCAGTCATGCAAACTATGTCGCTAGCGCAGAAAATGTACCCGTACTGGGCACGCCCGGAACGGGGGTATATCGGAAAGACTGCACGACACCTGCCGATCGGCGTAAATTAATCACGTCCATTTTTTATGTACGCAATTATTCAGTGACCGCAGGTGATGATATTCCAACGCTCATGCGCGCTGATCTGGATTCGTATGGCGGTAGTGTCGTGATGCAGGCGGGACAGCCGATGATAGAAGGTATTCAGAGTCTCAAACTGGAATATGGCCGGGATATCGATGATGACGGCAGTGCCGATAGCTTCAGTGATTGTAGTGCCTGTACGGCCACCGACTGGGCCAATATTGTGGCTGTTCGTATTTATGTTCTGGCGCGTAATCTGGAGGCCTCGTCAGGTTATGCCGAGAATAAATCTTATACGCTTGGATCGACCATTCTGGGGCCTTTTAATGATGGATTCATGCGTCACGTCTATACCAGCTATGTTCGCCTGATTAATCCTTCTGGTCGAAAAGAAAAACCATGA
- a CDS encoding pilus assembly PilX family protein, which translates to MITHEVTAKERGATLVVGLIMLVVITLLTVSAFRLTGGNLKAVGNMQFRNEAIAAANMAIEQMINIHFATLNPADYPTLINVDIDQNDIVDYVVSVRVPTCIKAIPASVNFSELSGVNANITNSGDYLTLWEIEVNVENQATGASIIAKQGINKRLTLSEYIISTC; encoded by the coding sequence ATGATAACGCATGAGGTTACTGCCAAGGAACGGGGGGCGACTCTGGTCGTTGGATTAATCATGCTGGTCGTGATTACGCTGCTGACTGTTTCCGCCTTTAGACTGACCGGGGGAAACCTCAAGGCAGTAGGAAACATGCAATTCAGGAATGAAGCGATTGCTGCGGCGAACATGGCGATTGAGCAGATGATAAACATTCATTTCGCCACGCTGAATCCTGCTGATTACCCTACACTCATCAACGTCGATATTGATCAGAACGATATTGTTGACTACGTTGTCAGCGTTAGAGTCCCAACCTGTATCAAAGCCATACCTGCATCGGTCAATTTTTCGGAACTGAGCGGGGTGAATGCCAATATCACAAATTCCGGTGATTACCTGACCTTATGGGAAATTGAAGTAAACGTGGAGAATCAGGCAACCGGTGCTTCAATCATAGCTAAGCAGGGCATCAATAAGCGTTTGACGCTGAGCGAATATATTATTTCCACGTGTTAA